A window of Pyrobaculum aerophilum str. IM2 contains these coding sequences:
- a CDS encoding sulfite exporter TauE/SafE family protein, protein MPSYALDPLIASIIFFIASVPMGAFAYGFSSISAPLLLLWYTNKQVVPVLNLIEVFQNTAMIIMNRRGLTKRVLFQILPFASGVVPGIFLGVYILNYGDPQFLKLMAYSVLTPLVLLQAAGIRRPLGATWLPMTGIAVGTLYGSTTISGPLIALVLNNNGLVKDEFRAGMSVVRVIESYFTATLYLIHGYFTLGVVYTAAITSLPIILGIALGRWIVAHVRPELFRRLVMSFDAWVVGYGLSNTAAQLKIIPATWAPLLFLAVALTDSLLFVLYLRGRLQPRVFGIHA, encoded by the coding sequence ATGCCGAGCTATGCACTGGACCCCCTTATTGCAAGCATTATATTTTTTATAGCCTCTGTGCCAATGGGGGCTTTTGCGTATGGGTTTTCAAGCATTTCTGCCCCCCTATTACTTCTATGGTATACAAATAAACAGGTAGTCCCCGTGTTAAACCTTATAGAAGTTTTTCAAAATACAGCTATGATAATAATGAACAGAAGGGGTCTTACAAAACGAGTATTATTTCAGATATTACCTTTTGCAAGCGGCGTGGTACCGGGAATATTTCTTGGCGTATACATACTTAACTACGGCGATCCCCAGTTTCTCAAATTAATGGCATATTCGGTTTTAACGCCACTTGTTTTACTACAAGCAGCAGGCATAAGAAGACCTTTAGGCGCGACATGGCTCCCCATGACGGGGATCGCCGTGGGAACGCTATATGGCTCAACTACAATCTCTGGTCCGTTAATAGCCCTAGTTCTCAACAACAACGGTTTAGTTAAGGATGAGTTTAGAGCTGGGATGTCCGTAGTGAGAGTGATCGAATCATATTTCACGGCAACGTTATACTTAATACACGGTTATTTCACACTAGGTGTAGTGTATACCGCGGCTATAACATCACTACCCATAATCTTGGGAATAGCGCTAGGCAGATGGATAGTAGCACATGTAAGGCCCGAGCTTTTTAGAAGACTTGTTATGAGTTTTGATGCGTGGGTAGTAGGATATGGTCTGTCCAACACAGCGGCACAATTAAAAATAATACCAGCAACCTGGGCACCATTGCTCTTCTTAGCGGTGGCACTTACAGATTCTTTATTGTTCGTTTTATATCTAAGGGGTAGACTTCAGCCAAGAGTATTTGGTATACATGCTTAA
- a CDS encoding MoaD/ThiS family protein, with the protein MKIYVKFLGPYMEKAGTSDDEVEIDNEITLGELLELMARKYNITELLNFPNSQEVAVLVNGTQADDVKKRLSDGDEVVILPALAGGCS; encoded by the coding sequence ATGAAAATCTACGTAAAATTCCTAGGTCCTTATATGGAAAAAGCCGGCACATCGGACGACGAAGTGGAAATAGATAATGAGATTACGCTGGGTGAGCTACTAGAACTAATGGCAAGAAAATATAACATTACAGAGCTATTAAACTTCCCCAATTCTCAAGAGGTAGCAGTTTTAGTTAATGGAACACAGGCTGATGATGTAAAAAAACGGCTGAGTGACGGCGATGAGGTGGTTATCTTACCAGCATTAGCCGGCGGATGTTCATAG
- a CDS encoding sulfurtransferase has product MFIDIDHFKLNEVIIIDARPRIFYTKSHIKDAVNIPISQIMDPLTGMPKPPEELSDVFTNAGIVENVPIVIYDDYPGVNAARLAWTLHYCGLKNVAIIRKFFRYISAHLPIENSNAPPQRGRVRCVQNPNVLADYDTVKNYKGLIVDLRSRREYIKGHIKGAVNIPWSDLINNEGFLNDYTWLPHDEEVIVYCGQGLYSAIGYVAYADLGIRVRLYAGGYQDWLKHEANQE; this is encoded by the coding sequence ATGTTCATAGATATAGACCATTTTAAGCTAAATGAAGTTATAATCATTGACGCAAGGCCGCGTATTTTTTATACGAAATCGCACATAAAAGACGCGGTAAATATTCCTATTTCTCAAATCATGGATCCCCTCACAGGTATGCCCAAACCTCCTGAGGAACTTTCAGATGTCTTTACTAATGCTGGTATCGTGGAGAATGTGCCAATAGTAATATATGATGACTACCCCGGAGTTAATGCGGCCAGATTGGCGTGGACTTTACACTACTGTGGCTTAAAAAACGTAGCTATCATAAGGAAGTTCTTCAGATATATTTCTGCTCATCTCCCTATCGAAAACTCTAACGCCCCTCCTCAACGGGGTAGGGTTAGGTGTGTACAAAACCCAAATGTATTGGCGGATTACGACACTGTGAAGAATTATAAGGGCCTTATAGTAGATTTAAGAAGTCGCCGTGAATATATAAAGGGACACATAAAGGGGGCTGTAAACATACCATGGAGCGATCTCATAAATAATGAGGGCTTTTTAAACGATTATACATGGCTCCCACATGACGAGGAAGTGATCGTCTATTGTGGTCAAGGTCTCTACTCGGCCATCGGCTATGTGGCATATGCAGACTTGGGAATAAGGGTTAGGC